The Triticum aestivum cultivar Chinese Spring chromosome 6D, IWGSC CS RefSeq v2.1, whole genome shotgun sequence genomic sequence CCTCAACCGCCAGCCCCCGTTTCCGCCGCATCATCACCGAGCGCGCCTTCCTCCGCCGTTTCCTCGCCCTCCATCCGCCGCCACTCCTGGGGTTCGCAGCTGGCGTAGGTGGCTTCTACCCGGCCCAGGATCCCCACCCCTCCGCCCCGCTCGCGCGCGCCATCGTCGACGCTGCGGATTTCACCTACTCCTTCGTCCCCAAGGCCAAAAGCTGGTTCGGCCACTGGCATCCCTGCGACGCCCGCGACGGCCGCCTCCTCCTGGAGGCCAGCTACCGGTTCGATCTCGAGACGATCCCGAGCCACGCGGTGTGCGATCCCCTGTCACGGAGATACGTGGTGCTTCCAGCCATACCCGAGGAAACGACCATCCCGCAGGAGCGTCTCTTTGAGTTCCGCTCTATCCTCGCCCCAAtagccgaggacgaggacgagacgTCGTTCAAGGTGATCTTCATGGCGAACTACAAAAGCAAGCTGCTTACCTATGTATTCTCTTCTGTTACTCTGCAATGGTGTGTAGCTGCATCCATCAGCTGGGGTTCTTTGGGCACAGCTGATCCCTATTTGGCCAGGCCCCTTTGCAACAACCTACACAGCTTCTTCTACTGGGACGCGGATTGGCGCGGGAAGCTGTTTGTGCTAGACACGTGCAGGAGGGAGTTTTACATTGCCAACTTTGCCGCGGGTAACCATCGGCAGCTTCTAAATAAGCGTGGACACGGTATGATCAGGTCTTCCATTGCTGTGGGTACAGACAGAGCCCTTGAGATGTTTTCTCTCATTGGTGATTACGGTTCAGATGCCTTGTATGGTCTCTATCATACCACTCAGCAGAATGACGGTGAATCTTTCAACGAATGGCAGCTAAAAAATGTTGCAGCATTGCCTCGCGGATGTCTCTATGATACTGTGGGTGCAACCGAGGGATTCATGGT encodes the following:
- the LOC123141150 gene encoding uncharacterized protein, yielding MTPTARHLVDEILEEIFLRLPTPAALARASTASPRFRRIITERAFLRRFLALHPPPLLGFAAGVGGFYPAQDPHPSAPLARAIVDAADFTYSFVPKAKSWFGHWHPCDARDGRLLLEASYRFDLETIPSHAVCDPLSRRYVVLPAIPEETTIPQERLFEFRSILAPIAEDEDETSFKVIFMANYKSKLLTYVFSSVTLQWCVAASISWGSLGTADPYLARPLCNNLHSFFYWDADWRGKLFVLDTCRREFYIANFAAGNHRQLLNKRGHGMIRSSIAVGTDRALEMFSLIGDYGSDALYGLYHTTQQNDGESFNEWQLKNVAALPRGCLYDTVGATEGFMVLRGYQEPHHGLPGNRDVEDLFSLDLKTSELTKVCRVAPQDPTRRVCSYFGFPPSLSKPSL